A genomic window from Lotus japonicus ecotype B-129 chromosome 1, LjGifu_v1.2 includes:
- the LOC130725657 gene encoding ankyrin repeat-containing protein BDA1-like: MNDPLKAASQMGDIDFLYKLIQMEPFLLEHTDLIPFVDTPLHIAAAAGHASFATEIMRLKPSFAWKLNPYGLSPMHLALQNKHYRMVQRFVYIDKDLVRVKGREGLTPLHVVTQAGKTDLIVKFLSACPGSIEDVTVQSETALHIAVRYQQFQALEVLLGWLQRTCHKHAPKQEKRVLNWEDEAGNTILHISVLQGFPQAVRLLIDTKIDLNVKNLEGLTALDIVEMHQTHPYSAEIRDMIVTAGALHGFSLSAAAPCEQELRSKITFNERVAICATRLRRRISNDTRNALLVVAILFATSTYDAALNPPGGVYQSDSSSTASYKRTGLRPASNSHGDRVQENLGKVVMKIQTFFWFWSFNTCSFYLSILMICLLMPRGRISVIVTSPLILFSGCYVFSMLVISPSVKCTIATVALPCMLMLFYCWGTSVYIRLAKKLRNYGNQHEDKSRFSGGNRW; this comes from the exons ATGAATGACCCATTGAAGGCAGCTTCACAAATGGGAGATATAGACTTTCTCTACAAACTGATTCAGATGGAACCATTTCTGTTGGAGCACACTGATTTGATCCCATTTGTTGATACTCctctgcatattgctgctgctgctgggCATGCCAGTTTTGCCACTGAGATTATGAGACTCAAACCTTCCTTTGCTTGGAAGTTGAATCCCTATGGTCTCAGCCCCATGCACCTTGCTTTGCAAAACAAACATTACAGAATGGTTCAACGCTTCGTCTACATTGACAAGGACCTCGTTCGAGTGAAAGGGAGGGAAGGCCTTACCCCTTTACATGTTGTAACTCAAGCTGGAAAAACTGATCTCATAGTTAAATTCTTATCAGCATGTCCAGGTTCCATTGAAGATGTCACTGTTCAGAGTGAGACTGCTCTTCATATTGCTGTGAGATATCAACAGTTTCAGGCACTGGAGGTCTTGCTCGGCTGGCTTCAGAGGACCTGCCATAAACATGCTCCCAAACAGGAAAAACGGGTTCTCAACTGGGAGGATGAGGCAGGAAACACTATTCTCCACATTTCAGTTCTCCAAGGATTCCCACAG GCAGTTAGATTGTTGATAGATACCAAGATAGACTTAAATGTTAAGAATTTGGAGGGTTTAACAGCATTGGACATAGTGGAGATGCATCAGACACACCCTTACAGTGCAGAGATCAGGGACATGATAGTTACAGCAGGAGCTTTACATGGTTTTTCACTTTCTGCTGCAGCACCCTGTGAACAAGAGCTAAGATCCAAAATCACATTCAATGAGAGAGTAGCAATTTGCGCTACTCGCCTCAGAAGGAGAATATCAAACGACACGCGCAATGCTTTGTTGGTTGTAGCTATTCTTTTCGCGACAAGCACATATGATGCAGCACTTAACCCTCCTGGTGGCGTTTACCAGTCTGATAGTAGTAGTACTGCTTCATATAAGAGGACCGGTCTCAGGCCTGCTAGTAATAGTCATGGTGATAGAGTGCAAGAAAATCTTGGGAAAGTGGTGATGAAGATTCAAACATTCTTTTGGTTCTGGTCATTCAATACATGTTCCTTCTATCTTTCAATTTTGATGATATGTTTGCTAATGCCTAGAGGGCGCATCAGTGTTATAGTGACTTCTCCACTCATTCTATTTTCTGGTTGCTATGTCTTCTCCATGCTGGTCATATCACCTAGTGTTAAGTGTACCATTGCCACAGTTGCTCTGCCATGCATGCTTATGTTATTCTACTGTTGGGGAACTTCAGTGTACATTAGATTAGCCAAAAAGCTTAGAAATTATGGTAATCAACATGAAGACAAGTCCAGGTTTTCAGGGGGAAACAGATGGTAA
- the LOC130725667 gene encoding uncharacterized protein At1g32220, chloroplastic produces the protein MRTLVSRLIHSTPSISRLNATAVRNLCTEPNKVDEPFKVEEAETVNVPPPPTEKLLVLGGNGFVGSHVCREALNHGLSVASLSRSGKSSLHDSWATDVIWYKGNLLSTDSLKEALNGVTAVISCVGGFGSNSYMYKINGTANINAIRAASDQGVKRFVYISAADFGVVNYLLQGYYEGKRAAETELLTRFPYGGVILRPGFIHGTRTAGSMKIPLGVIGSPLEMVLQHAKPLTQIPLIGPLLTPPVNVIAVAKVAVRAATEPVFPPGILDVYGIQRYSQQHK, from the exons ATGAGGACACTGGTTTCGCGCTTGATCCATTCCACTCCCTCCATTTCCAGGCTCAA TGCAACGGCTGTGAGAAATCTCTGCACGGAACCTAACAAGGTTGACGAGCCCTTCAAAGTTGAAGAAGCAGAGACTGTAAATGTGCCTCCACCTCCAACAGAGAAG TTGCTTGTGTTGGGAGGCAATGGATTTGTTGGATCACATGTTTGTAGAGAAGCATTAAATCATGGGTTGTCTGTTGCCAGTCTTAGCAG GTCTGGTAAGTCATCCCTGCATGATTCCTGGGCTACTGATGTCATCTGGTATAAAG GGAATCTCCTTTCAACTGATTCATTGAAAGAAGCTCTGAATGGGGTCACTGCTGTT ATCTCATGTGTCGGTGGTTTTGGCTCCAACTCATACATGTACAAAATTAATGGGACTGCTAACATCAATGCAATTAGAGCAGCTTCTGATCAAG GTGTTAAAAGATTTGTCTATATTTCTGCTGCTGACTTTGGTGTAGTAAATTACTTACTACAGGGGTATTATGAAGGAAAG AGAGCTGCTGAAACAGAGCTTTTGACCAGATTTCCTTATGGAG GAGTAATTCTGAGGCCAGGATTTATTCATGGGACTCGAACTGCTGGGAGTATGAAGATACCCCTTGGTGTGATTGGATCTCCATTAGAGATG GTTCTGCAACATGCTAAACCATTGACCCAGATCCCACTTATAGGGCCTCTATTGACACCTCCTGTGAATGTTATCGCGGTGGCAAAAGTTGCTGTTAGAGCTGCTACTGAGCCTGTTTTCCCTCCGGGGATCTTAGATGTCTATGGAATACAACGTTACAGTCAGCAGCATAAATAA
- the LOC130725686 gene encoding putative protein FAR1-RELATED SEQUENCE 10 encodes MSSNTEVMLEGSINEDGRDLYDGATEDMEYSCDDNNVEQSESESYDEEGDDEDPGTDDASVSDESIRDMDYEQNDTDCYDDLEEPYGDYQDEDMSNNVEDRVAINSLNDILAMDLKNLVPVDMINYDFLDSDVAYLFYHWYGRANGFAVRKSRKVHSSIDGILLQQNYVCHREGKREDRGVTMENRKQKQRVDFRCGCNAKFRVHIDAETQRWYVKLFNDEHTHELVEDETCGMIAAYRKMTDTDILHMNNMLKVGIRTPQIHSSLASQTGGYMKVSCSKKGMYNVQARERRVHATDAGGACKRTSWLASKIYCVTYVRI; translated from the exons ATGTCTTCTAATACTGAAGTGATGTTGGAG GGTTCTATTAATGAAGATGGAAGGGATTTGTATGACGGTGCAACAGAAGATATGGAATATTCATGTGATGATAACAATGTAGAGCAATCTGAAAGTGAATCTTATGATGAGGAGGGAGATGATGAAGATCCAGGGACTGATGATGCATCGGTTTCAGATGAGTCCATTCGTGATATGGATTATGAACAAAATGATACTGATTGTTACGATGATTTGGAGGAACCATATGGGGATTACCAAGATGAAGATATGTCCAACAATGTTGAAGATCGTGTTGCGATTAATTCACTGAATGACATACTTGCTATGGACCTGAAGAATTTAGTACCCGTTGATATGATTAACTATGATTTTCTTGATAGTGATGTTGCATATCTATTCTACCACTGGTACGGGAGAGCAAATGGCTTTGCTGTCAGAAAAAGTAGAAAGGTACACAGTAGTATAGATGGCATTCTTTTGCAACAGAATTATGTGTGTCACAGGGAAGGAAAGCGTGAGGACAGGGGTGTTACAATGGAAAACCGTAAGCAGAAACAAAGAGTGGATTTTAGGTGCGGGTGCAATGCTAAATTTAGAGTCCATATTGATGCTGAGACGCAACGCTGGTATGTGAAGCTGTTTAACGATGAACACACTCATGAACTTGTTGAAGATGAAACATGTGGGATGATTGCGGCTTATAGGAAAATGACTGATACTGATATATTGCACATGAACAACATGTTAAAAGTTGGTATAAGGACCCCCCAAATCCATAGCTCACTCGCTAGTCAGACGGGTGGCTACATGAAGGTCAGCTGTTCCAAGAAAGGAATGTATAATGTACAAGCACGCGAAAGACGGGTGCATGCTACTGATGCTGGAGGTGCATGCAAGAGGACATCGTGGTTAGCAAGCAAGATTTATTGCGTCACGTATGTCAGAATCTAG